Part of the Thermodesulfobacteriota bacterium genome, GCTCCTCCCCTCGCTGGAAGCGGGCAGACCGGTTTCGTGCGCCGAGACGCGGACGATCGCGGACGGCATCGCGATCAAGTCGATGAGCGACCGGACATTCGAGGCGGCCCGCAGGTGGGTGGACGACGCCGTCACCGTGGACGACGAGGAGATCGCCGCGGCCATCCTGTACGCCCTCGAGGAGATGAAGACCACGCTGGAAGGGGCTGGGGCGGCGCCGCTGGCGGCGATGCTGTACCGGCGGCCGCCGACCCGGTTCCCCGCCGTGCTCGTGCTCTCCGGGGGGAACATCAACGTCAACTTCCTCTCGCAGATCACGGAGCGGGGGCTGTTCCGCTCCGGGCGCCTCGTCCGGATGCGGTTCCTCCTCCCCGACCTGCCCGGCGCGCTCGCCGCGCTGCTCGCCGCCGTCGCCCGGGAACGGTCCAACGTCATGAGCATCGAGCACGACCGGCTCCCGCACGACTGCCCGCCGGGCTACTCCACCGTCGAGCTCCTCCTGGAAACGCGCGACCGCTACCACGGCGAGGAGCTCGGGCGGCGCCTGCGCGAGCAGGGCTACCGCCCCGCCGGCGGATAGTACATGCGCGGATCCCCGGCGGCCTTCCCGGCCATTCTCATCCTCATCGCCGCGCTCCTCCTGCCCGCATCCCCGCGCGCGGACGAGGTCCCGTACGTCACGACGCCGGACCCCGTCGTGGAAGCCATGCTCTCCATCGCCGACGTGGGCCCCGGGGACATCCTGTACGACCTGGGCTCGGGCGACGGGCGGATCGTCATCGCGGCCGCTAAGCGGCACGTGGCGCGCGCCACGGGCATCGAGTACGACAAGAAACTTGTGGCGGAGAGCCGGGAGATCGCGGCGCGCGAGGGTGTGTCCGACCGGGCGCGGTTCCTCGAGCAGGACATATTCCTCACCGACTTCCGGGATGCCACGGTCGTGACGATGTACCTGCTGCCGGAGGTAAACCTCCAGCTCCGGCCGCGGATCCTGGACGAGCTTTCGCCCGGCACCCGCGTCGTCTCCCACGACTGGGACATGGGAGACTGGAAACCCGACGACCTGCGGACGATCCCGATGCCGGAAAAGGAAGTCTTCCCGGCGGGGGAAAGCACGGTGTTCCTGTGGATCGTCCCGGCGCGGATCGCGGGGAACTGGCGCGGCACCCTTTCGGGGCCGGACGGCGCGGAAACCGTGGAGATCGGGATCGACCAGCGGTACCAGCGGATCGAAGCGAAGGCGCGCCTGAACGGGAAGACGCTGGCCGGCGGCGGCCGGATCCGGGGAAAGGACGTGTCGCTGGAGCTCGACCGCCCGGCGGGGAAGCCCGGGGCGCCGCCGTTGCGCTTCTCCCTGAGGACGGACGGGAACTCCATCGAGGGCGACGCGGTGTCGGGGAAGGAGCGCTTTTCCCTGAAGGCGAACCGCGCCCCTTGACGCCGGATCCCCCCCGGACGAAACCTGCAATCCCGCCGATTAATCTAATTGCTGTTCCCGGATGCCGTTGCCAAGGCATCGAACATGAGGGAACGATTGAAATGACGAACCGCTTCCCGCGCGAGGGAAGCGCCTCCCGCCGTAACCGGCGCGGCTTTCGAGCCGCGCCGGCCCATACAC contains:
- a CDS encoding class I SAM-dependent methyltransferase yields the protein MRGSPAAFPAILILIAALLLPASPRADEVPYVTTPDPVVEAMLSIADVGPGDILYDLGSGDGRIVIAAAKRHVARATGIEYDKKLVAESREIAAREGVSDRARFLEQDIFLTDFRDATVVTMYLLPEVNLQLRPRILDELSPGTRVVSHDWDMGDWKPDDLRTIPMPEKEVFPAGESTVFLWIVPARIAGNWRGTLSGPDGAETVEIGIDQRYQRIEAKARLNGKTLAGGGRIRGKDVSLELDRPAGKPGAPPLRFSLRTDGNSIEGDAVSGKERFSLKANRAP